Proteins encoded together in one Sceloporus undulatus isolate JIND9_A2432 ecotype Alabama chromosome 4, SceUnd_v1.1, whole genome shotgun sequence window:
- the LRIG2 gene encoding leucine-rich repeats and immunoglobulin-like domains protein 2 isoform X3, translating into MRQPRRWRETLRLLALCAFLLRAAAEPCGAAAAASSVAPCSCRRGVLDCSRLRASGRSVEGGPLLLPPGTTALKMNYNELTDIPYFGELTSNMTLLSLVHNTIPEIIPEQLQFYVSLENLDLSSNLISEIKMSSFPRMQLKYLNLSNNRITTLEAGCFDNLSNSLIVVKLNRNRISMIPPKTFRLPHVQYLELKRNRIKVIDSLTFQGLDSLKSLKMQRNGISRLMDGAFFGLDNMEELELEHNNLTEVNKGWLYGLRTLQQLYVSQNAINRIGPDAWEFCQRLSELDLSYNQLTRLDEFAFVGLSLLERLNLSDNRISHVADGVFKGLSNLQTLDLRNNEISWAIEDSNEAFVGLERLNKLILQGNQIKSITKRAFFGLQALEYLDLNNNAIMSIQENAFSQPLKELLLNTSSLLCDCQLKWLLQWLTHNHLQDTVSVICAHPERLSGQSILNVNPENFVCDDFPKPQIRAHPETTIALRGTNVSLTCMAVSSSDLPMSTTWRKDSEILYDADIENFVRYQKEDGEVLEYTTVLHVFNVNFTDEGKYQCIISNHFGSNYSNKAKLTVNELPSFIKTPMDLTIRTRAMAKLECAAEGHPPPQISWQKDGGTDFPAARERRMHVMPEDDVFFIANVKIEDMGIYSCMAQNVAGGISANATLTVLETPSFVRPLEDRTVAQGETAVLQCIASGSPSPRLNWTKDDGPLTVTERHFFAAANQLLIIVDAGLEDAGKYTCVMSNTLGTVRGHIYLYVISSPNCDSSQSGIGIEEDGWTTVGIVIIVVVCCVVGTSLVWVIVIYHMRRKSEDYSITNTEEVNLPADIPSYLSSQGTLSEPQEGYSNSEAGSNQQLMPPSGGYVHKSTDGGTAPLVICSDCYDNANIYSRNREYCPYAYVTEDDPLDQTLSNLMMQMSKEPYPVCPQHEATTLDGLSGDRDMSVFLNNQDRLHERKPCSQPCNSDPFRLSLWGVNKDLGLLHPCFSPPSKNHEVPHVLRSENIMEVGQEQVTSPRPHHRLHEHNFDFNRTQNLQEHHEAT; encoded by the exons GAAGATGAACTACAATGAGCTAACTGACATTCCCTACTTTGGAGAACTGACTTCTAATATGACACTACTTTCATT agTTCATAATACAATCCCAGAGATTATTCCTGAACAGCTTCAGTTTTATGTTTCATTGGAGAACCTTGATCTCAGCTCTAACCTTATATCTGAAATCAAAATGTCTTCATTCCCACGGATGCAATTGAAGTACTT GAACCTGAGCAACAACAGAATAACTACTCTGGAAGCAGGCTGTTTTGATAATTTATCAAATTCTCTAATAGTTGTGAAACTAAATAGAAACAGAATAAGCATGATTCCGCCAAAGACCTTCCGACTGCCTCATGTACAGTATTT GGAACTTAAAAGAAACCGAATTAAAGTAATAGACAGCCTTACCTTCCAAGGTCTGGATTCCTTGAAGTCATTAAAAATGCAACGCAATGGGATTAGCAGACTAATGGATGGCGCCTTCTTTGGACTGGATAATATGGAAGAACT AGAACTGGAACATAATAATCTAACAGAAGTAAACAAGGGCTGGCTGTATGGTTTGAGGACTTTACAACAGCTCTATGTCAGTCAGAATGCCATTAACAGGATTGGACCTGATGCATGGGAGTTCTGTCAAAGGCTTTCTGAACT CGATCTATCGTACAATCAACTGACTCGCCTAGATGAGTTTGCTTTTGTTGGACTCAGTTTATTGGAGAGATTAAATCTAAGTGATAACAGAATCAGTCATGTTGCAGATGGTGTCTTTAAGGGACTTTCAAATCTACAAACTTT agacCTGCGAAATAATGAGATCTCCTGGGCTATAGAAGACTCAAATGAAGCATTTGTAGGACTTGAGAGACTCAATAAATT GATTCTACAAGGAAACCAGATTAAGTCAATCACAAAGAGAGcattttttggacttcaagccCTTGAATATTT AGATCTGAACAACAATGCAATAATGTCCATTCAAGAAAATGCTTTTTCCCAACCTCTTAAAGAGCT GTTGTTGAACACTAGCAGCTTACTATGTGACTGTCAGTTGAAATGGCTGCTCCAATGGCTTACCCACAATCATTTGCAGGATACTGTCAGTGTCATTTGTGCTCATCCTGAGAGGTTGTCTGGACAGAGCATCCTCAATGTGAATCCTGAAAACTTTGTCTGTG ACGATTTCCCCAAACCTCAGATCAGAGCACACCCTGAGACTACCATTGCACTGAGAGGCACCAATGTCAGCTTGACTTGCATGGCTGTGAGCAGCAGTGATTTACCCATGTCCACTACCTGGCGAAAAGACAGTGAAATATTGTATGATGCAGATATAGAGAATTTTGTTAGGTACCAAAAAGAAGATGGTGAAGTGCTGGAATACACAACTGTCCTGCATGTGTTCAATgtaaatttcacagatgaaggaAAATACCAGTGTATAATCTCTAATCACTTTGGGTCCAATTATTCCAACAAGGCCAAGTTGACTGTCAATG AGCTGCCTTCTTTTATAAAAACTCCTATGGATCTCACTATCCGAACTAGAGCCATGGCTAAACTGGAGTGTGCTGCAGAAGGCCATCCCCCACCTCAGATTTCCTGGCAGAAAGATGGAGGCACAGACTTCCCTGCAGCTCGTGAAAGGCGAATGCATGTAATGCCAGAAGATGATGTCTTTTTCATAGCAAACGTGAAAATAGAAGATATGGGGATCTATAGCTGCATGGCACAAAATGTAGCAGGAGGAATATCAGCAAATGCCACATTGACTGTGTTAG AAACACCTTCATTTGTCAGGCCCTTAGAAGACAGGACTGTGGCCCAAGGTGAAACAGCAGTGTTGCAGTGCATTGCTAGTGGCAGCCCTTCCCCTCGCTTAAACTGGACCAAAGATGATGGGCCTCTGACAGTTACAGAACGACATTTCTTTGctgctgccaatcagcttctcaTCATTGTAGATGCTGGATTAGAGGATGCTGGGAAATACACTTGTGTTATGTCTAATACACTTGGTACAGTACGTGGCCATATCTACCTATATGTCATCTCCTCCCCAAACTGTGACTCTTCCCAAAGTGGCATTGGGATTGAAGAGGATGGCTGGACAACTGTTGGCATTGTGATAATAGTTGTGGTCTGCTGTGTTGTTGGCACTTCTTTGGTCTGGGTCATTGTTATCTATCATatgagaaggaagagtgaagactACAGCATCACTAACACAG AGGAAGTAAACTTGCCTGCGGATATTCCCAGTTATTTATCTTCCCAGGGGACTTTGTCTGAGCCACAGGAAGGCTACAGTAATTCAGAGGCAGGAAGTAATCAACAGCTTATGCCTCCTTCTGGTGGTTATGTGCATAAAAGCACAGATG GTGGCACAGCACCATTGGTGATCTGCTCCGATTGCTATGATAATGCCAACATCTATTCCAGAAACAGAGAGTATTGTCCTTATGCATATGTCACTGAAGATGACCCACTTGATCAAACACTGTCCAACCTAATGATGCAGATGTCCAAAGAGCCCTATCCAGTATGTCCCCAGCATGAAGCCACCACTCTGGATGGTCTCTCAGGTGACAGAGACATGTCTGTCTTCCTTAACAATCAAGATAGATTACATGAGAGGAAACCCTGCTCTCAACCATGCAACAGTG ATCCTTTTCGGCTATCTTTATGGGGCGTCAATAAAGATCTAGGATTGTTGCATCCTTGTTTCTCACCTCCATCAAAGAACCATGAGGTGCCTCATGTTCTGCGAAGTGAAAACATCATGGAAGTTGGGCAGGAACAAGTTACTTCTCCCAGACCCCATCATAGGTTACATGAACATAACTTTGATTTTAACAGGACTCAGAACTTACAGGAACATCATGAAGCTACATAA
- the LRIG2 gene encoding leucine-rich repeats and immunoglobulin-like domains protein 2 isoform X2, whose product MRQPRRWRETLRLLALCAFLLRAAAEPCGAAAAASSVAPCSCRRGVLDCSRLRASGRSVEGGPLLLPPGTTALDLSHNHLLSSNWSIVSSGQMLQEVKMNYNELTDIPYFGELTSNMTLLSLVHNTIPEIIPEQLQFYVSLENLDLSSNLISEIKMSSFPRMQLKYLNLSNNRITTLEAGCFDNLSNSLIVVKLNRNRISMIPPKTFRLPHVQYLELKRNRIKVIDSLTFQGLDSLKSLKMQRNGISRLMDGAFFGLDNMEELELEHNNLTEVNKGWLYGLRTLQQLYVSQNAINRIGPDAWEFCQRLSELDLSYNQLTRLDEFAFVGLSLLERLNLSDNRISHVADGVFKGLSNLQTLDLRNNEISWAIEDSNEAFVGLERLNKLDLNNNAIMSIQENAFSQPLKELLLNTSSLLCDCQLKWLLQWLTHNHLQDTVSVICAHPERLSGQSILNVNPENFVCDDFPKPQIRAHPETTIALRGTNVSLTCMAVSSSDLPMSTTWRKDSEILYDADIENFVRYQKEDGEVLEYTTVLHVFNVNFTDEGKYQCIISNHFGSNYSNKAKLTVNELPSFIKTPMDLTIRTRAMAKLECAAEGHPPPQISWQKDGGTDFPAARERRMHVMPEDDVFFIANVKIEDMGIYSCMAQNVAGGISANATLTVLETPSFVRPLEDRTVAQGETAVLQCIASGSPSPRLNWTKDDGPLTVTERHFFAAANQLLIIVDAGLEDAGKYTCVMSNTLGTVRGHIYLYVISSPNCDSSQSGIGIEEDGWTTVGIVIIVVVCCVVGTSLVWVIVIYHMRRKSEDYSITNTEEVNLPADIPSYLSSQGTLSEPQEGYSNSEAGSNQQLMPPSGGYVHKSTDGGTAPLVICSDCYDNANIYSRNREYCPYAYVTEDDPLDQTLSNLMMQMSKEPYPVCPQHEATTLDGLSGDRDMSVFLNNQDRLHERKPCSQPCNSDPFRLSLWGVNKDLGLLHPCFSPPSKNHEVPHVLRSENIMEVGQEQVTSPRPHHRLHEHNFDFNRTQNLQEHHEAT is encoded by the exons GAAGATGAACTACAATGAGCTAACTGACATTCCCTACTTTGGAGAACTGACTTCTAATATGACACTACTTTCATT agTTCATAATACAATCCCAGAGATTATTCCTGAACAGCTTCAGTTTTATGTTTCATTGGAGAACCTTGATCTCAGCTCTAACCTTATATCTGAAATCAAAATGTCTTCATTCCCACGGATGCAATTGAAGTACTT GAACCTGAGCAACAACAGAATAACTACTCTGGAAGCAGGCTGTTTTGATAATTTATCAAATTCTCTAATAGTTGTGAAACTAAATAGAAACAGAATAAGCATGATTCCGCCAAAGACCTTCCGACTGCCTCATGTACAGTATTT GGAACTTAAAAGAAACCGAATTAAAGTAATAGACAGCCTTACCTTCCAAGGTCTGGATTCCTTGAAGTCATTAAAAATGCAACGCAATGGGATTAGCAGACTAATGGATGGCGCCTTCTTTGGACTGGATAATATGGAAGAACT AGAACTGGAACATAATAATCTAACAGAAGTAAACAAGGGCTGGCTGTATGGTTTGAGGACTTTACAACAGCTCTATGTCAGTCAGAATGCCATTAACAGGATTGGACCTGATGCATGGGAGTTCTGTCAAAGGCTTTCTGAACT CGATCTATCGTACAATCAACTGACTCGCCTAGATGAGTTTGCTTTTGTTGGACTCAGTTTATTGGAGAGATTAAATCTAAGTGATAACAGAATCAGTCATGTTGCAGATGGTGTCTTTAAGGGACTTTCAAATCTACAAACTTT agacCTGCGAAATAATGAGATCTCCTGGGCTATAGAAGACTCAAATGAAGCATTTGTAGGACTTGAGAGACTCAATAAATT AGATCTGAACAACAATGCAATAATGTCCATTCAAGAAAATGCTTTTTCCCAACCTCTTAAAGAGCT GTTGTTGAACACTAGCAGCTTACTATGTGACTGTCAGTTGAAATGGCTGCTCCAATGGCTTACCCACAATCATTTGCAGGATACTGTCAGTGTCATTTGTGCTCATCCTGAGAGGTTGTCTGGACAGAGCATCCTCAATGTGAATCCTGAAAACTTTGTCTGTG ACGATTTCCCCAAACCTCAGATCAGAGCACACCCTGAGACTACCATTGCACTGAGAGGCACCAATGTCAGCTTGACTTGCATGGCTGTGAGCAGCAGTGATTTACCCATGTCCACTACCTGGCGAAAAGACAGTGAAATATTGTATGATGCAGATATAGAGAATTTTGTTAGGTACCAAAAAGAAGATGGTGAAGTGCTGGAATACACAACTGTCCTGCATGTGTTCAATgtaaatttcacagatgaaggaAAATACCAGTGTATAATCTCTAATCACTTTGGGTCCAATTATTCCAACAAGGCCAAGTTGACTGTCAATG AGCTGCCTTCTTTTATAAAAACTCCTATGGATCTCACTATCCGAACTAGAGCCATGGCTAAACTGGAGTGTGCTGCAGAAGGCCATCCCCCACCTCAGATTTCCTGGCAGAAAGATGGAGGCACAGACTTCCCTGCAGCTCGTGAAAGGCGAATGCATGTAATGCCAGAAGATGATGTCTTTTTCATAGCAAACGTGAAAATAGAAGATATGGGGATCTATAGCTGCATGGCACAAAATGTAGCAGGAGGAATATCAGCAAATGCCACATTGACTGTGTTAG AAACACCTTCATTTGTCAGGCCCTTAGAAGACAGGACTGTGGCCCAAGGTGAAACAGCAGTGTTGCAGTGCATTGCTAGTGGCAGCCCTTCCCCTCGCTTAAACTGGACCAAAGATGATGGGCCTCTGACAGTTACAGAACGACATTTCTTTGctgctgccaatcagcttctcaTCATTGTAGATGCTGGATTAGAGGATGCTGGGAAATACACTTGTGTTATGTCTAATACACTTGGTACAGTACGTGGCCATATCTACCTATATGTCATCTCCTCCCCAAACTGTGACTCTTCCCAAAGTGGCATTGGGATTGAAGAGGATGGCTGGACAACTGTTGGCATTGTGATAATAGTTGTGGTCTGCTGTGTTGTTGGCACTTCTTTGGTCTGGGTCATTGTTATCTATCATatgagaaggaagagtgaagactACAGCATCACTAACACAG AGGAAGTAAACTTGCCTGCGGATATTCCCAGTTATTTATCTTCCCAGGGGACTTTGTCTGAGCCACAGGAAGGCTACAGTAATTCAGAGGCAGGAAGTAATCAACAGCTTATGCCTCCTTCTGGTGGTTATGTGCATAAAAGCACAGATG GTGGCACAGCACCATTGGTGATCTGCTCCGATTGCTATGATAATGCCAACATCTATTCCAGAAACAGAGAGTATTGTCCTTATGCATATGTCACTGAAGATGACCCACTTGATCAAACACTGTCCAACCTAATGATGCAGATGTCCAAAGAGCCCTATCCAGTATGTCCCCAGCATGAAGCCACCACTCTGGATGGTCTCTCAGGTGACAGAGACATGTCTGTCTTCCTTAACAATCAAGATAGATTACATGAGAGGAAACCCTGCTCTCAACCATGCAACAGTG ATCCTTTTCGGCTATCTTTATGGGGCGTCAATAAAGATCTAGGATTGTTGCATCCTTGTTTCTCACCTCCATCAAAGAACCATGAGGTGCCTCATGTTCTGCGAAGTGAAAACATCATGGAAGTTGGGCAGGAACAAGTTACTTCTCCCAGACCCCATCATAGGTTACATGAACATAACTTTGATTTTAACAGGACTCAGAACTTACAGGAACATCATGAAGCTACATAA
- the LRIG2 gene encoding leucine-rich repeats and immunoglobulin-like domains protein 2 isoform X1 — protein MRQPRRWRETLRLLALCAFLLRAAAEPCGAAAAASSVAPCSCRRGVLDCSRLRASGRSVEGGPLLLPPGTTALDLSHNHLLSSNWSIVSSGQMLQEVKMNYNELTDIPYFGELTSNMTLLSLVHNTIPEIIPEQLQFYVSLENLDLSSNLISEIKMSSFPRMQLKYLNLSNNRITTLEAGCFDNLSNSLIVVKLNRNRISMIPPKTFRLPHVQYLELKRNRIKVIDSLTFQGLDSLKSLKMQRNGISRLMDGAFFGLDNMEELELEHNNLTEVNKGWLYGLRTLQQLYVSQNAINRIGPDAWEFCQRLSELDLSYNQLTRLDEFAFVGLSLLERLNLSDNRISHVADGVFKGLSNLQTLDLRNNEISWAIEDSNEAFVGLERLNKLILQGNQIKSITKRAFFGLQALEYLDLNNNAIMSIQENAFSQPLKELLLNTSSLLCDCQLKWLLQWLTHNHLQDTVSVICAHPERLSGQSILNVNPENFVCDDFPKPQIRAHPETTIALRGTNVSLTCMAVSSSDLPMSTTWRKDSEILYDADIENFVRYQKEDGEVLEYTTVLHVFNVNFTDEGKYQCIISNHFGSNYSNKAKLTVNELPSFIKTPMDLTIRTRAMAKLECAAEGHPPPQISWQKDGGTDFPAARERRMHVMPEDDVFFIANVKIEDMGIYSCMAQNVAGGISANATLTVLETPSFVRPLEDRTVAQGETAVLQCIASGSPSPRLNWTKDDGPLTVTERHFFAAANQLLIIVDAGLEDAGKYTCVMSNTLGTVRGHIYLYVISSPNCDSSQSGIGIEEDGWTTVGIVIIVVVCCVVGTSLVWVIVIYHMRRKSEDYSITNTEEVNLPADIPSYLSSQGTLSEPQEGYSNSEAGSNQQLMPPSGGYVHKSTDGGTAPLVICSDCYDNANIYSRNREYCPYAYVTEDDPLDQTLSNLMMQMSKEPYPVCPQHEATTLDGLSGDRDMSVFLNNQDRLHERKPCSQPCNSDPFRLSLWGVNKDLGLLHPCFSPPSKNHEVPHVLRSENIMEVGQEQVTSPRPHHRLHEHNFDFNRTQNLQEHHEAT, from the exons GAAGATGAACTACAATGAGCTAACTGACATTCCCTACTTTGGAGAACTGACTTCTAATATGACACTACTTTCATT agTTCATAATACAATCCCAGAGATTATTCCTGAACAGCTTCAGTTTTATGTTTCATTGGAGAACCTTGATCTCAGCTCTAACCTTATATCTGAAATCAAAATGTCTTCATTCCCACGGATGCAATTGAAGTACTT GAACCTGAGCAACAACAGAATAACTACTCTGGAAGCAGGCTGTTTTGATAATTTATCAAATTCTCTAATAGTTGTGAAACTAAATAGAAACAGAATAAGCATGATTCCGCCAAAGACCTTCCGACTGCCTCATGTACAGTATTT GGAACTTAAAAGAAACCGAATTAAAGTAATAGACAGCCTTACCTTCCAAGGTCTGGATTCCTTGAAGTCATTAAAAATGCAACGCAATGGGATTAGCAGACTAATGGATGGCGCCTTCTTTGGACTGGATAATATGGAAGAACT AGAACTGGAACATAATAATCTAACAGAAGTAAACAAGGGCTGGCTGTATGGTTTGAGGACTTTACAACAGCTCTATGTCAGTCAGAATGCCATTAACAGGATTGGACCTGATGCATGGGAGTTCTGTCAAAGGCTTTCTGAACT CGATCTATCGTACAATCAACTGACTCGCCTAGATGAGTTTGCTTTTGTTGGACTCAGTTTATTGGAGAGATTAAATCTAAGTGATAACAGAATCAGTCATGTTGCAGATGGTGTCTTTAAGGGACTTTCAAATCTACAAACTTT agacCTGCGAAATAATGAGATCTCCTGGGCTATAGAAGACTCAAATGAAGCATTTGTAGGACTTGAGAGACTCAATAAATT GATTCTACAAGGAAACCAGATTAAGTCAATCACAAAGAGAGcattttttggacttcaagccCTTGAATATTT AGATCTGAACAACAATGCAATAATGTCCATTCAAGAAAATGCTTTTTCCCAACCTCTTAAAGAGCT GTTGTTGAACACTAGCAGCTTACTATGTGACTGTCAGTTGAAATGGCTGCTCCAATGGCTTACCCACAATCATTTGCAGGATACTGTCAGTGTCATTTGTGCTCATCCTGAGAGGTTGTCTGGACAGAGCATCCTCAATGTGAATCCTGAAAACTTTGTCTGTG ACGATTTCCCCAAACCTCAGATCAGAGCACACCCTGAGACTACCATTGCACTGAGAGGCACCAATGTCAGCTTGACTTGCATGGCTGTGAGCAGCAGTGATTTACCCATGTCCACTACCTGGCGAAAAGACAGTGAAATATTGTATGATGCAGATATAGAGAATTTTGTTAGGTACCAAAAAGAAGATGGTGAAGTGCTGGAATACACAACTGTCCTGCATGTGTTCAATgtaaatttcacagatgaaggaAAATACCAGTGTATAATCTCTAATCACTTTGGGTCCAATTATTCCAACAAGGCCAAGTTGACTGTCAATG AGCTGCCTTCTTTTATAAAAACTCCTATGGATCTCACTATCCGAACTAGAGCCATGGCTAAACTGGAGTGTGCTGCAGAAGGCCATCCCCCACCTCAGATTTCCTGGCAGAAAGATGGAGGCACAGACTTCCCTGCAGCTCGTGAAAGGCGAATGCATGTAATGCCAGAAGATGATGTCTTTTTCATAGCAAACGTGAAAATAGAAGATATGGGGATCTATAGCTGCATGGCACAAAATGTAGCAGGAGGAATATCAGCAAATGCCACATTGACTGTGTTAG AAACACCTTCATTTGTCAGGCCCTTAGAAGACAGGACTGTGGCCCAAGGTGAAACAGCAGTGTTGCAGTGCATTGCTAGTGGCAGCCCTTCCCCTCGCTTAAACTGGACCAAAGATGATGGGCCTCTGACAGTTACAGAACGACATTTCTTTGctgctgccaatcagcttctcaTCATTGTAGATGCTGGATTAGAGGATGCTGGGAAATACACTTGTGTTATGTCTAATACACTTGGTACAGTACGTGGCCATATCTACCTATATGTCATCTCCTCCCCAAACTGTGACTCTTCCCAAAGTGGCATTGGGATTGAAGAGGATGGCTGGACAACTGTTGGCATTGTGATAATAGTTGTGGTCTGCTGTGTTGTTGGCACTTCTTTGGTCTGGGTCATTGTTATCTATCATatgagaaggaagagtgaagactACAGCATCACTAACACAG AGGAAGTAAACTTGCCTGCGGATATTCCCAGTTATTTATCTTCCCAGGGGACTTTGTCTGAGCCACAGGAAGGCTACAGTAATTCAGAGGCAGGAAGTAATCAACAGCTTATGCCTCCTTCTGGTGGTTATGTGCATAAAAGCACAGATG GTGGCACAGCACCATTGGTGATCTGCTCCGATTGCTATGATAATGCCAACATCTATTCCAGAAACAGAGAGTATTGTCCTTATGCATATGTCACTGAAGATGACCCACTTGATCAAACACTGTCCAACCTAATGATGCAGATGTCCAAAGAGCCCTATCCAGTATGTCCCCAGCATGAAGCCACCACTCTGGATGGTCTCTCAGGTGACAGAGACATGTCTGTCTTCCTTAACAATCAAGATAGATTACATGAGAGGAAACCCTGCTCTCAACCATGCAACAGTG ATCCTTTTCGGCTATCTTTATGGGGCGTCAATAAAGATCTAGGATTGTTGCATCCTTGTTTCTCACCTCCATCAAAGAACCATGAGGTGCCTCATGTTCTGCGAAGTGAAAACATCATGGAAGTTGGGCAGGAACAAGTTACTTCTCCCAGACCCCATCATAGGTTACATGAACATAACTTTGATTTTAACAGGACTCAGAACTTACAGGAACATCATGAAGCTACATAA